In one Pseudomonas tensinigenes genomic region, the following are encoded:
- a CDS encoding thiol:disulfide interchange protein DsbA/DsbL has product MRNLIISAALVAASLFGVTAQAAEAPAAPYVELANPVPVAEPGKIEVVELFWYGCPHCYAFEPVINPWVEKLPKDVNFVRIPAMFGGPWDAHGQMFLTLEAMGVEHKVHNAVFNAIQKEHKKLTDKNDMADFLATQGVDKDKFLATFDSFAIKGQIVKARELAKKYEITGVPTMIVNGKYRFDIGSAGGAEQALQLADQLVAKERAATKAAAN; this is encoded by the coding sequence ATGCGTAATCTGATCATCAGCGCCGCCCTCGTCGCTGCCAGCCTGTTCGGTGTGACCGCTCAAGCCGCCGAAGCACCTGCCGCCCCTTACGTGGAACTGGCCAACCCGGTGCCGGTTGCAGAGCCTGGCAAGATCGAAGTGGTCGAGCTGTTCTGGTATGGCTGCCCGCATTGCTACGCGTTTGAGCCGGTGATCAACCCATGGGTTGAAAAACTGCCCAAGGACGTCAACTTCGTGCGTATCCCGGCCATGTTCGGCGGCCCGTGGGACGCTCACGGTCAAATGTTCCTGACCCTGGAAGCGATGGGTGTCGAGCACAAGGTTCACAACGCCGTGTTCAACGCAATCCAGAAAGAACACAAGAAGCTGACCGACAAGAACGACATGGCTGACTTCCTCGCCACCCAAGGCGTGGACAAGGACAAATTCCTCGCCACCTTCGATTCGTTCGCCATCAAAGGCCAGATCGTCAAGGCCCGTGAACTGGCCAAAAAGTATGAAATCACTGGCGTGCCAACCATGATCGTCAACGGCAAATACCGCTTCGACATCGGCTCTGCCGGTGGTGCCGAGCAAGCGCTGCAACTGGCTGACCAACTGGTCGCCAAAGAGCGAGCGGCAACCAAGGCTGCTGCCAACTAA
- the yihA gene encoding ribosome biogenesis GTP-binding protein YihA/YsxC, producing the protein MQLKNPILGLCQQSTFMLSAAKVDQCPDDEGFEVAFAGRSNAGKSSALNTLTHASLARTSKTPGRTQLLNFFKLDEDRRLVDLPGYGYAKVPIPLKMHWQRHLEAYLGGRESLKGLILMMDIRHPMTDFDLLMLDWAVAAGMPMHILLTKADKLTYGAAKNTLLKVQSEIRKGWGDLVTIQLFSAPKRMGLEEAYTVLAGWMELADKGAEAAE; encoded by the coding sequence ATGCAACTCAAGAATCCCATCCTCGGCCTGTGCCAACAGTCCACGTTCATGCTCAGTGCCGCCAAAGTCGATCAATGCCCTGACGACGAAGGCTTCGAAGTAGCGTTTGCCGGTCGTTCCAACGCCGGCAAATCCAGCGCACTGAACACCCTGACTCACGCCAGCCTGGCGCGTACCTCGAAAACCCCGGGTCGCACACAGCTGTTGAACTTCTTCAAGCTAGACGAAGATCGCCGTCTGGTCGACCTGCCGGGCTACGGTTACGCAAAAGTACCGATCCCGCTGAAGATGCACTGGCAGCGTCACCTTGAGGCGTACCTCGGTGGCCGTGAGAGTTTGAAGGGTTTGATTCTGATGATGGACATCCGTCATCCAATGACCGACTTCGACCTGCTGATGCTCGACTGGGCTGTTGCGGCCGGCATGCCGATGCACATCCTGCTGACCAAGGCCGACAAGCTCACCTACGGCGCAGCCAAGAACACCCTGCTCAAAGTGCAGTCGGAAATCCGCAAGGGCTGGGGCGATCTGGTCACCATCCAGCTGTTCTCCGCGCCAAAACGAATGGGCCTGGAAGAGGCCTACACTGTACTGGCCGGCTGGATGGAACTGGCAGACAAAGGCGCCGAGGCGGCTGAGTAA
- a CDS encoding c-type cytochrome, whose amino-acid sequence MNKLIVSLLLTVGISGFAHAAGDAAAGQAKAAVCGACHGPDGNSMAPNFPKLAGQGERYLTKQLHDIKSGKRTVLEMTGLLTNLSDQDLADIAAYFASQKGSVGAADPKIVARGEALFRGGNLAKGLPACTGCHSPNGAGNAAAGFPHLGGQHAQYIAKQLTDFRKEEGGRNNDGDTMTMQTIAKRLSDEDIAAVSSYIQGLH is encoded by the coding sequence ATGAACAAATTGATCGTGAGTCTGCTGTTGACCGTGGGAATCTCAGGTTTCGCCCATGCTGCCGGTGATGCCGCAGCGGGCCAGGCAAAAGCCGCCGTTTGCGGAGCCTGCCATGGCCCGGACGGCAACAGCATGGCGCCAAACTTTCCGAAACTGGCCGGTCAAGGTGAACGCTACCTGACCAAGCAACTGCACGACATCAAGTCGGGCAAGCGCACCGTTCTGGAAATGACCGGCCTGCTGACCAACCTGAGCGATCAGGACCTGGCCGACATCGCCGCCTACTTCGCCAGCCAGAAAGGCAGCGTCGGCGCCGCCGATCCGAAGATCGTCGCTCGCGGTGAAGCGCTGTTCCGTGGCGGCAACCTCGCCAAAGGCCTGCCAGCCTGCACCGGCTGTCACTCACCGAACGGCGCCGGCAACGCCGCGGCCGGCTTCCCGCATCTGGGTGGCCAACACGCTCAATACATCGCCAAGCAGCTGACCGATTTCCGCAAGGAAGAAGGCGGTCGCAACAACGACGGCGACACGATGACCATGCAGACCATCGCCAAGCGCCTGAGCGACGAAGACATCGCCGCGGTCTCCAGCTACATTCAAGGTCTGCACTAA
- a CDS encoding c-type cytochrome, whose product MTKWLLAAGVLMPLYSAQATQDPEAVYNRVCGACHSGQLPMAPERGDQEAWTPRLAKGMGTLVQHVTQGFKAMPPRGLCMDCSAEDYQAIILWMSE is encoded by the coding sequence ATGACGAAATGGCTGCTGGCTGCCGGAGTCTTGATGCCGCTTTACAGCGCACAGGCTACACAGGATCCGGAAGCCGTGTACAACCGTGTTTGTGGTGCCTGTCATTCCGGCCAACTACCCATGGCGCCCGAAAGAGGCGATCAGGAAGCTTGGACGCCGAGGTTGGCGAAAGGTATGGGGACGCTGGTGCAACACGTGACCCAGGGTTTCAAGGCGATGCCGCCGCGTGGTTTGTGCATGGACTGCAGTGCCGAGGATTACCAAGCCATCATCCTTTGGATGAGCGAGTAA